The Arachis ipaensis cultivar K30076 chromosome B07, Araip1.1, whole genome shotgun sequence genome includes a window with the following:
- the LOC107607132 gene encoding probable WRKY transcription factor 70, whose amino-acid sequence MKKNTLCSENNDVSWKKKRRIIKELVQGQEAATQLKLLLQNPIGDTSLSAEELLGNVLTSFAETLSLLASNHSQEQPCRHDPSPSSADPSDDYSGESHNMKRSNLTPAKKVGRGCYKRRRTEHTWTTISPTADDNNAWRKYGEKEIQNSKFPRSYFRCSRKYDQNCRAIKHVQRTQENPCMYQITYIGMHSCKATPNDAPTINQDTTPPPPPPPPPPYKPSIIMPPNMVSNDNANNIYPCPSSLCSDMDFGVDLVHFRES is encoded by the exons ATGAAGAAGAATACCCTTTGTTCTGAAAATAACGATGTCTcatggaagaagaaaagaagaataatcAAAGAACTTGTTCAAGGTCAAGAAGCTGCGACTCAGctgaagcttcttcttcagaaccCCATTGGAGACACTTCTCTCTCAGCTGAAGAGCTTCTTGGCAATGTCCTTACTTCCTTCGCTGAAACCCTTTCTCTTCTTGCTTCTAATCATTCCCAGGAACAACCTTGTCGCCATGATCCGTCGCCGTCGTCGGCAGATCCCAGCGATGATTATTCCGGAGAATCTCATAATATGAAGAGATCTAATTTGACTCCGGCCAAAAAAGTTGGTAGAGGCTGCTACAAAAGAAG GAGGACTGAACACACATGGACCACAATCTCTCCCACTGCAGATGATAATAATGCATGGAGGAAATATGGAGAGAAAGAAATTCAGAATTCTAAATTTCCTAG GAGCTACTTTAGATGCAGTAGAAAGTATGATCAAAATTGCCGGGCAATCAAACATGTGCAGAGGACACAAGAGAATCCTTGTATGTACCAAATCACATACATTGGCATGCACTCGTGCAAAGCCACCCCCAATGATGCTCCAACTATAAACCAAGACactactcctcctcctcctcctcctcctcctcct CCATACAAGCCTTCCATTATTATGCCACCAAATATGGTATCAAATGATAATGCAAACAATATATATCCATGTCCAAGCTCTCTATGTTCGGATATGGATTTTGGGGTGGATTTAGTTCATTTTAGGGAATCATGA
- the LOC107608135 gene encoding probable WRKY transcription factor 70 has protein sequence MNNTTTLCTKINGDSEKRKITRELLNGHEAATQLKLLLLKNPNGGSSLSAEELVANVLRSFNEILSILSSQNAGIPAEDDSDQCKNKRTATKTARGRGCYKRRRSADTWTIVSLTADDNYTWRKYGQKQILSSIFPRSYFRCSRKYEEGCRAIKQVQKTQENPVMYETTYTGMHTCKSTPNSNNNVPRLLLNSQNHHHDSKVSNEKDYYPIISPLTPTVTQEHAKEDSPSDVGDHKLDPVWSDLKDFEPSIKPSINLVKNFGMDSVHFGTHDDDDDDEFQPPL, from the exons ATGAACAATACTACAACCCTTTGCACCAAAATAAATGGTGATAGTGAGAAGAGAAAGATAACAAGAGAGCTTCTTAATGGCCATGAAGCTGCAACTCAGCTGAAGCTTCTTCTTCTTAAGAATCCCAATGGAGGGTCTTCTCTCTCAGCTGAAGAGCTTGTTGCCAATGTCCTCAGATCCTTCAATGAAATCCTTTCCATTCTCTCTTCCCAAAATGCTGGGATTCCGGCGGAAGATGATTCTGATCAGTGTAAGAACAAAAGAACCGCCACAAAGACAGCAAGAGGAAGAGGTTGCTACAAAAGAAG GAGGAGTGCAGACACATGGACCATAGTTTCGCTCACTGCTGATGATAATTACACATGGAGGAAATATGGACAGAAACAAATCTTGAGTTCTATATTTCCAAG GAGCTACTTTAGATGCAGTAGAAAGTATGAGGAAGGTTGCCGGGCAATCAAACAGGTGCAAAAGACACAAGAGAATCCTGTTATGTACGAAACTACCTACACTGGCATGCATACATGCAAATCCACCCCCAATAGTAATAATAATGTTCCACGTTTGCTTCTGAATTCTCAGAATCATCATCATGATTCTAAGGTATCCAATGAAAAGGATTATTACCCTATAATTAGTCCTCTAACTCCAACTGTAACACAAGAACATGCTAAAGAAGATTCACCTAGTGATGTTGGAGATCATAAACTGGATCCTGTTTGGTCGGATTTGAAGGATTTTGAACCATCCATCAAGCCTTCCATTAACTTGGTAAAGAATTTTGGGATGGATTCTGTTCATTTTGGCactcatgatgatgatgatgatgatgagttcCAGCCACCACTTTGA